Part of the Candidatus Thiothrix putei genome, GCAGCGCGAACTGACCCGGACGGATTTGCAGTTGATTTTAGCAGGCATTGAGGTGCAAAAATCCAGACAATTCAAGCGTTACCAGTATCCTGTGCAGCCACATTCTGGTATAATAAGCCCATGATTTTAAAGCCATCCACCCCGTCTGACACCAGCGTTCCCATGCCGCCGATTGTGGCGGAAATGCTGGCGTTGCGTGAGGAAAATGCGGGGTTACGTGCAGACAATGCCGTCCTGCAACAGGCAGTTTCTGAATTAAAACGCCAACTGGTGTGGTTCAGGCAACAGGTCTTTGGCAGCAAATCGGAAAAGCGTCCGGTTGAGATACCGGTGGCGCAGTTGCCGTTGTTTGCCCCCGCAGTCGCCCCAGTTGCCGCACCCGAGGGTGAAAGCATTACCGTCACCTACCAACGCGGTAAAGCCCCCAAGCTGCGCCCGGATGACTGCGTGAATGACAGCGGGTTACGCTTTACCGCCGATGTCCCGGTCAAGGTGATTCACCTCACCCCGCCGGAACTTCAGGGGGAAGAGGCTGACCAGTATGAGGTGATCGGCACCCAGGTGACCCATCGGGTGGCGCAACGCCCTGCCAGCTACCTCATCCTGCAATACGAGCGCCCGGTCATCAAACGTAAGGGCAGTGCTTCGGCTTCGCTCAGCAACCCACCACTTCCCAGCCCTGCACCCGCCAACGTGCTGGAACGTAGTGTCACCGATGTCAGCTTTTTGGTGGGGATGTTGGTGGACAAGTTCCAGTACCACCTGCCGTTGTACCGCCAGCACCAACGCCTGACCCAAGCGGGGATCACCCTCAGCCGCACGACGCTGACCAATGCGGTGAAACGTGCCATCGACCTGCTCAAACCCATTGCCGAAGCGCAACTCGCCAGTGTACTGCAAAGCAAGCTGCTGGCGATGGACGAAACCCCCATCAAAGCCAGCCCCGCAGGCAACGGCAAGATGAAGCAAGGCTACTTCTGGCCGCTGTACGGGGATCAGGACGAAATCGTCTTCACCTTCTCCGCCAGCCGTGGGCGGCAACACATTGAAAAGACTCTTCGCCAACAGTTCAGCGGCACACTGCTCAGCGACGGTTACCGTGCTTATGCCAGTTACGTCAACGCCAATGACAAGATTACCCATGCCCAATGCTGGGTACACAGCCGTCGCACCTTCATTGCCGCCGAAACCGCTGAACCACAAGCAGTACGCCAAGCCCTTGACACTATCGCGGCACTCTATCAGCACGAAGCCCAGATTAACGAGAAAAAACTCGACGGGGAAGCCAAACGTACCTACCGCCTCACCCACAGCAAGCCGTTGGTCGACCAGTTCTTTGAATGGTGCCAAACCCAATTACAACGTACCGATTTAGTCCCCTCCAACCCGCTGACCAAAGCCCTTGGTTATGTCATCCGCCGCGAACACGAACTGCGCGTGTTTCTGGAAGATCCCGACGTGCCAATGGATACCAACCACATCGAACGCGCCCTGCGGCCCATCCCCATGGGCAGGAAAAACTGGTTGTTCTGCTGGACAGAACTCGGCGCGGAACACGTGGGCATCATCCAAAGCCTGATCACCACCTGCCGCCTGCATGACATTAACCCGTATGTCTATCTGATGGATGTTCTGTTGCGCGTTAGTGAGCATCCCGCTTCTCAGGTGCAAGACCTTACGCCAAGATGTTGGAAACAACGGTTTGCGGATAAGCCATTGCGCTCGGATTTGTTTGCGGATGTCAACGACGGGCTAGAATGACCGTTTACTTTGTAGAGGATCAGCCGCGCATGGACATCCGGCAAATAATCGTCCGGGATCAGTGCAGGCGCACCCAATTCCACCGTAGTGCGGCGGCTGGTCGCGCTCAGTTCCGGCACTTTGCCCGATTTCAACGCCTTCACCGCGCGTTCCAGCAGGTCGTTGTAGAGGTTGAAACCGATTTCCTGAATCTGCCCGCTTTGCCCTTCGCCGAGCAATTCGCCCGCGCCGCGAATCTCCAGATCGTGCGTCGCCAGCGTGAAACCGACCCCCAGTTCTTCCAGCGATTCAATCGCTTCCAGCCGCTTGACCGCATCCGGCGTGAGCGCGGATTTCGGCGGCGCAATCAAATAGGCATAAGCGCGGTGGTGCGAACGCCCGACCCGCCCGCGCAACTGGTGCAACTGCGCCAGCCCCAGCTTGTCGGCACGGTTGATCAAAATCGTGTTGGCGGTCGGCACGTCGATGCCGCTTTCAATTCAGCACGTACACCTGCCCGCCGCGTGACAATTCCCGCGCACCAAATCGCGCAAGCCCGACAGCGACATATTCAGCGTGCGCGGAATCGGCGTGGCGGTTATGGTCAGCATATCGACGTTGGCACGCAGCTTTTTCATCTGCTCCTTGTCGCGCACTCCGAAGCGGTGTTCCTCGTCGATAATCACCAGCCCCAGTTGCTTGAAATGCACATCGTCCTGCAACAGCTTGTGCGTGCCGATCACGATGTCGATTACATTTTGTCTAAATTGATGCCTAAAAATCGAAAATCTTTCAGATTGAACGTGAACAGCGTCAAGTTGTGGCGTTGGGCTGTAGCGGCAATGAGTGCATCGGCAAGGTGCAGGGTGTGCGATAAGCCATATTCTCTAACCCAGTGGCGGGCTGTTGTGGATATGGTTTCGTCAATATCGAGAATAGCGATGCCCAAGATATCCAGCAGTTTTTGGTGTTGCTGGAGTTCACGCTTGTTGCGTACACCGTAGGCGATTTCCATATCCGTGACGGCAGAAATACACATTTTCCCTTTGTTCCCGTTGAGAAAAGCAGACACAGCAGGATTTGCGCCT contains:
- a CDS encoding IS66 family transposase produces the protein MILKPSTPSDTSVPMPPIVAEMLALREENAGLRADNAVLQQAVSELKRQLVWFRQQVFGSKSEKRPVEIPVAQLPLFAPAVAPVAAPEGESITVTYQRGKAPKLRPDDCVNDSGLRFTADVPVKVIHLTPPELQGEEADQYEVIGTQVTHRVAQRPASYLILQYERPVIKRKGSASASLSNPPLPSPAPANVLERSVTDVSFLVGMLVDKFQYHLPLYRQHQRLTQAGITLSRTTLTNAVKRAIDLLKPIAEAQLASVLQSKLLAMDETPIKASPAGNGKMKQGYFWPLYGDQDEIVFTFSASRGRQHIEKTLRQQFSGTLLSDGYRAYASYVNANDKITHAQCWVHSRRTFIAAETAEPQAVRQALDTIAALYQHEAQINEKKLDGEAKRTYRLTHSKPLVDQFFEWCQTQLQRTDLVPSNPLTKALGYVIRREHELRVFLEDPDVPMDTNHIERALRPIPMGRKNWLFCWTELGAEHVGIIQSLITTCRLHDINPYVYLMDVLLRVSEHPASQVQDLTPRCWKQRFADKPLRSDLFADVNDGLE
- a CDS encoding type II toxin-antitoxin system VapC family toxin; the encoded protein is MILIDTCILIEHYRGANPAVSAFLNGNKGKMCISAVTDMEIAYGVRNKRELQQHQKLLDILGIAILDIDETISTTARHWVREYGLSHTLHLADALIAATAQRHNLTLFTFNLKDFRFLGINLDKM